A region of the Thamnophis elegans isolate rThaEle1 chromosome 1, rThaEle1.pri, whole genome shotgun sequence genome:
AGGCAAGGCTTACAGAATTCACTCCCCACCAGGTTTCAGTGCCAGGCGCCTGTTTGAAGATCACAGCCCTAGAGGCCATTTCCAGACCAATCCTTTCTTGCTGCACAAGGAAAGGGGATCAAGCAGGAGCTAAGGTGGTTGAGACAAAACTCAACAGGTAGTCTGACAGGAAACTGGCCTGCAACTGGCTTCTATATGACAGAGCAATCTAATAATCAACACACTATTTACAAGAACAGGGACAGAAATTATAATTTAGCAAATTAGCAACCACAAACTAAACATAGTCATCCCCATTCCATAAGAGTATTTAGAATGCCACCATGAAACTGATTGAATTCTTTATCATAAGAATTAACAAATGGAAATATTTCTTAGCATATTGTTATTGACTTAGGATGCGCATACTCGCCTTATAGTACGTTATACTAAGCTAACCTGCATTTACTTATGAACAGCCACCAAAGTACAGACAAGAGTTAAATGGAATCCGCACACAGGTGAAAGCTCTGTACAGAGGCTATTTGGCACAAATGAGAGGACTGCCATTTTCATAACCTAGCGCTAATTTTACTGCAAGGATCTCACTGGCCAAAACTGAATACAAAACCAAAAAGAACTGATCCCGCAAATTTGAAATTTATCTTTTTATCAGCAAAGCTATTGTCACAGAATAATGTATCACAGGAAAGACACAGAATGCAGGCATTTTCTGGCTCCAGAGTTATTCCTAAAAATGTAAATGTAGATTCCTATTTCGTATGATTGAATAATACTAAAGGAAAGAATCCAGACTTCTTTCAATACTTTATATAATATAATGAATTTCTACAAATGTATTGGATTTGCTGCTACCCACAAGTcttcaaattttttgaaactcttaGCTGTTTCTCAAGGCCACAAATATTTTGGTTTTAGGCAGGGCTCTATAAAATGATGGGATTTTGGCCACTGTACTTTTAAATTAAAACCTTTGAGTTCTTTTACTCATCCAAACAGCCTcctataaaaaaaatcacaaacttttttttagctCGGTTGGCTATGGTATGAAGTTTCTCAAGAGCAATTACTGAAAACATGAACATTTGTGGTAAGGTGCAGCACACTGCTAAAATTCTCAATAATTATTGAAAGAAAGACCTGAAAAATAAAACTGAGCTTTGTGTGCTTTCAAATTAAAACCAAGTGAGAGAAAAAAAAGTGTGCACTTACCCGCAGCTATTAATGGCCATTAGGTTTGAAACAAGTACAAAGGGGTAGGTCAGCATACTGCTGAAGAACTGAAAGTACAAAACAGCATGATGTATCAGTGGAAAAAGTATGCCAACACTCTTTCCTCATCCATCAGGCTGAGGACTAGGTAATGTCAGAATTACCACTAACTATGCCCCATACAGAGCAACAGCAACTTGATGGGCTTAACAGAAGGGTAAAATCTTAATACTGATAACAaatcaaaggaaagaaaagactGGCAATTACTGAGCTAAGCCTCAAAAGTAATCTGTAGCTAGCAACAGCATTCAATACATCTCTAGTGAAGAAATAGTAAATTCCAATGCTGGACAGATTCTAAAGGCTGAAAATTGAACGGTGTTTTTAACACCATTAGTTAAATACCATTCTCTAGCATCCCTCTCAAGAGTACCAGGACCAAAGGTTTAACAATGAGTTATGAGGCTTGTGGTCCTCTCAGAACCTTTTCCCTTTTGTCGACACCAAAGAAAATAGACATTAAATTATACACTCACTCCAGTGACAGCCTGAGAGTAACCCTTCATCTCAGTCATGGTAGAGACCTAGAAAGAAGATTCATCAATAAAACACAGATTCCTCAATGACAAAAGTCATTCCCAACTTTTGACCAAAAAGTAAATACAATGCCTCCCAGGAAGGCTTCGGGCTCAAGGCAAGAAGATCCTTCAGTGCATGCAACAGCCTAACTACAGCCCTGCCCACAACTTCTTAAAATCCCAAGGAGTGTTTTCTTAGGGTCACACAGCAGTCACTGAAGGAAATCAGGTTCTTTTAAGAAAGTTCATTTATTTAGCCGCTTGTGTGCTTCAAAAACGACTTTTTGCTTTTGTAATCAAAAGGTGTTGCCTGAGAAAGCTAATTTATCTTCACAAGATGTACTATCATCTACCATATGTGATGGTCGTGCCAAAAAGCCAAAATATACTGGCAGAATATCCAAAAGTGGTTGATAAGAGATAACCGAAAAGGAAATAGAATTCACACCGGAACTATTTCTCTTGGGCATTATAAACAAGAAATACAACAAGGGGCTTATCTTTTTAACTATTcatggcagcaagaatggtctttgcccaaaattggaaaaacaaggaaactccacatgaaggggaaataattaggaaaattttgatctgcgctgaaatggacaaattgatgtgggaattgaagaataaagatgaatcCGAATGATCTGGGATTAATTTTATCAATGAttggaatataaaagggaaagCCTAAAatagaatggagactagaatCATGTATGAAATGATAAAATGCGAGAATGTACAAGATAAACACAAACCAACATGGCTGGAAATaggttactttttttctttttgtaaatagggtatggatcaaatgttaaaaaaatagggTGGCTACAATGTATAACTGAATATCTTAGCATGTATGGCATAGATTCTGCCAGGACAGTCTACACTGTGTCCaacattttaatttatgtttaataaaaaactttttaattttaaaaaaaagtactatcgtgtttctccgaaaataagacagggactcattttcttttgacccctaaaataagcacttggccttattttcggggaggtcttattatttttgaggtgcaggaggcggcaagcgtggtcacctcatggctgctgctgtgaggcaatatttttgggggagggcttattatccagggaggtcttattttcagggaaacagggtaatatgtATTAGTATTATGTATAGTTGTGAACAGCCATATGTATAGGttgagaacagaaaaaaaatatttggcttAGATAATACTTATGACCTGGGGTACATAAAGCATTCTTTGCACAGATCATCCGATGCCTGAAACCAATACTTAATGTTGGTGATCTGTGTCTGCGCCATAATCCAGGTTTTTCATCCTGACACAGAATTGAGAATTGTGTTTGGTTTGGAAATCACCCTAAGGTAACTGTGCTCCATGTGAGGTATTAGGCATCTGGACATCAGCAGTGACATAGCAGCAGCTAAATGGAggtacagaagttgtgggaagctGCAGGGGTAGACAAGTGAACCATATGAGAAATAGGGGAAAGATAAGGTGTATCAATCTTGCCTTCTTGCCCTGCAAGATTACCTCAAATTTATTTTTGCTAGAGCCCAGAACAAACCTTGGAGTAGCCAATACTAGAAAATTGCAACCAAAAGGAGCCTCAGCAGTCATTGCTGCTTCCTAACTACAGGCATAGGACTCTACAAGAAGAAGGCTTACCCCATTGTCCAGTACATAGTTATTGATGAGGTAGGCCAGCATATTACAGAGCCACAAGGATAGGATGTCTCCAAGAAGGCGGGGAATCAGGCCCCTGAAATGAAAACAGCTGACTAGTAATAAGGTTGGATAACTTCAACACTGACATGACGACAGTTACCACTAACTGCTCACATGACAGGAAATTGGTCAACCATGTGCAAGACTAGGCTGAGTAACACCCAGAAAAAAAATTACCCATTTCTGCCACCCACTTTGATGCATATGTGGTGCATTGCTTAACAATTCTGCCTCACCTAATCCAGCATCCTAATCCAATCTCCCACAACATCCAATCAGATGCCTTCTGAAAGCAAGCAAAGAATAGCCCTTCTCCAGTAACTAATACAATATGCAGTGGCATATTGTGCTCATCCTTAGAAAATCCTACCTGATCCTTGCACTAGCTTTCATggcaacaaaaaataataaaaaaccatCTTTAAAAAGTACTCACGCGAAAAATCCACAGATTCCCTCTTCCCGGTATATGGTGACGAAAGAGCTAAATACCCCGCTGAAAATTGAAGGGGAAAAACGATCCATCAAGATTCTAAAAATACCATAATATGTTATTTCCTTTCCCTCAGTCTATTATTAATCTCAACAACAGAACACTTCTGACATCATACATTAATTTATCTCCCAGCCCTCAGTTCCTTCCCTTGTGTGGGTTAAAACCCAATGAAGCCAACCTCACTGTAAATATGTGTGTACCTGTATTTGGTCTCTCTGCCAATGAACTGCACCATACACCTCAAGGTGATCACTAAAGAACAAGGAgagtcaaaaggaaaaaaaaactattgttaAGGAAGACCTCACCTGTACTCTTCTACCCACTTATATGGCAGTGTATAATCCCAAGATTCTTAACTCAAGATGAACCCAAGTAAAATGGCTATGCCCCTGAATGGTACAACCAATCTGGTAAATGCATGCAATATTTGGATTGAAATAGAGCTGCTTTTGAAAATGTCAGGCTCAGCATCTAGGATTCTTTTGGATCTGAAATAATCGAGTTTGATTATGGCCAAGATTGTTTTTGCTCAGCTGAGGCTGGAATGTCAATTACAGCCATTCCTGCAGATAGCTCATCTGGCCACAATGATATCTTCCTGAATTAAACTGTATGAGGTTTACTGCAGTAGCATTTCACAATTCTTAGGAAATAAAGATTGGATAAAATCCCGTAGCCAAGGTCTTCTGAAGTGCTGCATGTGGGAGGATACAAAACTCTTACAGAATCAGCTACTCTGGCTCAAAGTTCAAAGTGCCATGAGAAGAAGTCTCTTTCTATGAGAAAAAACTTGAGATTAGGACTACCATGCTCAAAAGAACTACCCAATACGTCCTGCCTATCTTTTGAAGACCCACTTGCATATTGGCACACACTAGAAACCCATTTCACTGAggctgaggggaaaaaagggcCTTTCCATCAGCTGCACTCCTGGTTCATCCTCCCCAGTTGGGTTCCTCTTGTTGCCTTTCTTCAAAGGAGGTCCTCAAGCATGGCCAGAGTCTTGATTTGATTGTTATGGGTTTGACTGTTATGGTTACATTTGTGTGTTCACAGTAATTTAACTTGGTGATGGTCCCAGTGTATTTGATTGCATGGTGGTTTTTAACACTTCACTTTGTTAGTTAGGCTCATGAAGGAAGGTAAGGTAGAAATGTTTCCAAATAGTTCATTATCAATCACTACCAACTGTTTGCAAATTAAAAGCAGTGAAGTGGTAAAAACATAACAGGGAAGGGTTAGGACACAGCCATCTCCTGCCTTAAtgcacagccaaaaaaaaaaaaaaaaaaccaaaaggggaGAGAGTTTCTTCTGTATCTAGGAGTTACAATGGCATGATTGAAACTGACTGAAAGATGAATCTATACATACCATGAAATGGGTGGGTGACTAGCGTAGCAGCAGAACGTGCAATCATCTCTTGAGAAGTCTAAGATGAAAAACAGTTGGAGACATATCAGAAGAAAGGTTAGCCAAAAAAAGGGCAAGATGTCCCATCTACCCAAATTCCAGTAAAGGATTAAATAAttgcttcataatataatttaaagTAGTAAGATTAAACGTTTTCATCAGTTGTCATTGCTCTACAGATCAACCTATTTCAACCACCTTTTCAGTTACTTAAGAAAAAAGTTATTGCCCTGCTAACACCTTAGACACATCCCAATATGCTATGTACCTCAAATATGTCCCAGTACGTCCCATATAAGGAATTTCAGTGAGCAGGatcaaggagaagagccttttctgctaggGATCCCCGCCCTGAGAAACACTCTACTACTTAAGATGAGAACTGCTCCCGCCCTCTGACCTTCCCAGAAAGGTATCAAAACTTAGTTTTGCTGGTTGGCCAGGGCTCCGAGGGGATAGTCACCCCTGGGGGGGATTGACAGGGTAAGCAGATCTCATCCCCATGCTGTCATTTTCCTTGCTTCCAGTTTTTATATAGCTTTTAAATAGCTCTGACTGGAGCTAGAATGTTATGACAGCAAAGGAACAGCTCACTTCTATACTTTCCTATGTTAACAAGATATTCGTGCTTCTCAAGTTCGTTATGATACAATCTATAGTGTAGGCAAGCAGACTGTTGCCTCACATCTCCTGCTTTCAAAAACAACAGATTACCATTCCAATTATCCACCAGCCAACACATTTGGCAAGTGTCAGGCCAGGAATGCTCTTCTACATGATACACAGCCAGCCAATCTCCTGATAAATGAATCCCATATCTTACCTCCTTGATAACTTGATCGAAAGAAGATCCAGATTCTTTGTGAGTATTCCCTACTTcctaaagagaaaaaggagaaaaaagccaGTCTCAAAAACCACCTGCTACGGGATCCTTAATCCCAAGTATAATatcaattttatttacaaattctGTGGAGCCTTCCACTCCCATAGACTGAAGTATAAAACATAGACATGCTCCAAAAACTTTAATTTCAAAAATGAGTTTTATTGGGAAGTTATTTATGAAGGGACTTCATGACATACCTCACTTTGGTCAGAGTTCTGGCATTGCTAGACAGAAagaaagtatataaatataagcTCATCTTCTCAATCTTTTATTACCATTAAATGTACATAATTGCACTTACATTCTTTCCCACCCTCCTCCTGAGGTTATTTATTTCAGTGGCAAGATCTGTAAATCAGATTACACTGGCCTATACATTCTGTATACTATATATATCCATCTATatgcaaggttttgaaaaggcaattttttaaaaaaagtaggtaggtagatagagggatagagagggagagaaagagagaaatacagtaggtagggagagagagagagtaattaggtagataaagggggagagagagagagagagagagggagggggagaaatacagtagataggtagatgtttctgctggcacagcatttaatgtaattctcatcaatcagttaaagagatttccaaaaggaaaacaaaatgtttttgcactctgcaaacctcccaaaaacggcctgtttttcatgaaaacagccccctttttttcttcaaaaaaaggcatgaatagcttttgggcgggggggcttgcagagtgctcctggcggggtggagggcaaaaacgagcaaataacgtcccattttttgtcaaaaaaaaaattgcatgcatagtcttatggaggcttatacagtgctgctgggggggggggacccccttttctgctctccccagctcccaggagctctctgaaagcctccataagggtatgcatggccatttggtgaaggggcggggcttcaaaaggcaaaaaatgctgcatctggtgtataaaacgcacccagattttcagcctcttttttgagggaaaaaggtgtgtcttatactccgaaaaatacggtacatatcaCTAAAGCACCAAAGGCACCATAAACAAGAATTCTAAATTCAACACATAGCTTACCCAGTCAATGGAGAATGGAAACACACAAACTCTGTCAAAATGTAAATCTGACATAACAGTTCAGTGTCTGAGGAAAAGTAGGCTGTTGAGGCACCCCTAAGGTCTTAAGTGCAGGTGAGTCACCAAACACCTATATTTTAATCACAATGACCCTAGGAGCACTGCAACAGCTGTAACTTCAGAGACTGGGCATAAGTACCATTTGATCAGCACTGTGgtaacttctaatggtcactcaatgaatggttgttaaaggaGGACTTTGGGTTTTCAATGATAATTTCTGCAATAAGAAATTATCACTTCGTATTCTTTACAAAATTCAAGCAAAAATGGTCTACATTATAAAGTATTTgaaatctgaaatattttgtatattaAAACAATACACAACAAAATTATAAAGTACCTGTAAAACTTTACTGTGTACTACAGTGCCAATGGCTCCTGACCAGAGTCTAGGAGCCAAACCTTTGAAGAGTCCAGCCCTCCCATCAATTTTCATAATGTGTTTAGCTGAAAACAGAAACAGAGGTAAGCATCTGTCCAATTATTCACCCTTCTCCCCCAAGTGCCACATATCTgaatctatctcatctatcttagAAAATGCTAGTTTAATTCTGTTTAATGCCAGGTTAGAAAATTTGAAATTAACCACATTCATGTCATTCAAGTATGCATTGGCTGCATATTACATCTGCAGGCAACAAAATCATGTTATGTACTAGTCCTTACCAGACTCTATTATCCACTATAGCAAGGATGAGCAGTCTGGAGCTCTCTATCAAGTCTCAACTCTTATTAATCTGACCAGCGTTAAGGAGTAACAAGAATTGTAACCTCCAAACATCTGGTGCCTCATCATCTTGTTCTCCCTACTCAATGGTTACATACAAGTATGcactaaagttaaaaataattggTTGCTCTGAATAAACATAGAAAGAAATAACAAATTAGGAACCTGATGGAAATTCATTAGAGAAATGCATGAAAAAAATCAAATCGTGAACAGGCAACCAAGTGAGCCCCAAAATAACCCAAGGCTAGAAACCTACAGTTCAAAAGAGATATTCTATCTTCACATTAaacaggaatttttaaaaagttactgtaTAAGCTGCACACTGGGGGTGGGTGTGTGACATTGCTATAATGGGCATATGTAtttcttaaaaaattaaaatatgatcCTTGAAAAGATTATAAGCACAGGAAGAAATGTTGACAAAACATTTACTAACAAAATACTGCTTAGTAGCTGGAATTCAAAAGTGACATAGTTTTGACATCCTTTTTTAAATATCCAGTTTAGATAGGCATCAAATTCAGTTacataactatttttttcttcaaaagttgTCTTTTGCAAAATCTAACATATCTGATAAAAGTCTAGTTAAAAGGCATGCATTTCTCACATCCCACTGTGTTTTAggctttttatttgcaaaatatGTATGTTATATACTCACCATAAGCAAAGAGACCAGGCAGTTGATAGACTTTCCGACCAAAAATATTTGTTCCCAGAGTTGGCGGGAGGGGTTCATATCCCACCTGAAATAGACAATCCACAATGAACTTTATAGCCTACAATTTGAACACCCTCTGAAAGATACAGACAACATGCATTTCACAGCATTAACACAATTATTTCATTAACAAGAAGTTCCTTCTTATATCAGTGCTAGAAGTATCAATACCAAAAGCACGATTTTGATTAGTTGGTTTTGATTTTTGGAATAAATGACCGGTACTGAGATAATCTGCAATTCAATATATTGGATAATGACATTGTTTTTTACTATATAATAAATTTAGAACTATAGTGCAAATATATGTCATTCCCCCCAGCAATCTTTATcttccttaatttcaaacaaaatcTAACCACTTATCACTCTTTTGCAGTATTTTGCTATTAAGATTTAATTACTTAAAACAGAAAATTTCCCTTAACATATCCTGCTACCTCAAATTATGCCGACTAGGATGGTTAATTTATCAAAAAATTAGGTAGTTAATTCTTAACTGAAACTGTTTTggtgattcattgattgatttgcTAGGAGCATGGCAAACACACACATTCAATTCACAACATAAATTATTTAGATCTTCAGTTTAGCAGAAAGTATTATTGGCAAGCAAATATCAAGTTTTCTGATTTCTCATAGTATAAGTGTACTCCTCATACAGAGGATGTTTTCCATACAAAAAAAGCCAGATATTCGCCTGGCTCTGAGTGGCCCTTGTTGGGCAGTTATATAATTAACAAGTCTCATTGCTCTTTACAAATGTTAAGGTTCAAAAGTTAAAGGTTAAATTGCAGGGATTCATGTATTCATATCCTGAAAATGCAGATACTCTTTTATAACTAGTAGTTTTATAATTAGAAGTTCTTTTTCTGAAAGCACATTGTACAGGAAGACTGTTGTTTTTACAAAACTATGGTTTTCAGCCAAGAATGAAATAAGTATAAGGACACCACCAGCCAGAAACAACCACCAATGTTACTAAATAAAGAAGTCTGAAATTACTGAGTTTGTCTGGGAGTGTCCTTGACAAGGCCAATAAAAATAAGACAGACTTAAATATGAGGTTCATATAACACTAGAAAAGTGATTGGAATTTTGAAAATAAGCTCACTTGCAAGGTACCCGAGTGGGACAAACAAATTTGAAACTGGCTTCTGCAATGAAGGCTGTCCTGTGGCTTACAGTGGGACTTTTATTCCTGCAAGAAATTAAACCAAGCGTGGGCAGCAAACGAGAAAAGCGCAGCGTCCTGGATATGATTTCGACTTTGTTGTGTTATGGGGATCGTCTGCGAATCCCACTGCTAGCACTCAACCTATATGGCTGCCACTGTGGAACAGGCGGCTTTGGAAAGCCTCTGGATGCGGTGGACCGCTGCTGTTTCTTGCACGACTGCTGCTATCGCCACACCAGGCTCTCTCTGAAATGTCACAACAGAGTAAAATGGCAGCGCTACAAACTGCTGTGTAAAACATCCGAGACGGAGTGCCGGTCCAAAAGCATCTGTGGCAG
Encoded here:
- the LOC116509101 gene encoding phospholipase A2 crotoxin basic subunit CBb-like, which gives rise to MKAVLWLTVGLLFLQEIKPSVGSKREKRSVLDMISTLLCYGDRLRIPLLALNLYGCHCGTGGFGKPLDAVDRCCFLHDCCYRHTRLSLKCHNRVKWQRYKLLCKTSETECRSKSICGRTACECDKQLAECLTSAKPQRKHSFYKRQLCQGSKGSTCPIMHHNWTRTLH
- the MTCH2 gene encoding mitochondrial carrier homolog 2 isoform X2, translated to MKIDGRAGLFKGLAPRLWSGAIGTVVHSKVLQQCQNSDQSEEVGNTHKESGSSFDQVIKETSQEMIARSAATLVTHPFHVITLRCMVQFIGRETKYSGVFSSFVTIYREEGICGFFAGLIPRLLGDILSLWLCNMLAYLINNYVLDNGVSTMTEMKGYSQAVTGFFSSMLTYPFVLVSNLMAINSCGLAAGLPPYAPAYTSWLHCWSQLHGEGNMSRGNSLFFRKVPAGKRYVWEEKRFQ
- the MTCH2 gene encoding mitochondrial carrier homolog 2 isoform X1, yielding MADTTSQVLLGSGLTVLSQPLMYVKVLVQVGYEPLPPTLGTNIFGRKVYQLPGLFAYAKHIMKIDGRAGLFKGLAPRLWSGAIGTVVHSKVLQQCQNSDQSEEVGNTHKESGSSFDQVIKETSQEMIARSAATLVTHPFHVITLRCMVQFIGRETKYSGVFSSFVTIYREEGICGFFAGLIPRLLGDILSLWLCNMLAYLINNYVLDNGVSTMTEMKGYSQAVTGFFSSMLTYPFVLVSNLMAINSCGLAAGLPPYAPAYTSWLHCWSQLHGEGNMSRGNSLFFRKVPAGKRYVWEEKRFQ